In Solimonas sp. K1W22B-7, the DNA window CGCCGAAGTTCGCCACGTACAGCATGTCCGGCGTCAGCGGCTTCATCATCGGCGCCAGTTCCAGCGCCCGGCGGATCACGCCGAAGGCCGCCAGCAGCGGGTAGAACGAGAACACCTGGCGAACCAGGCCCAGCGTCAGCTTCGTCTCGTCGCCCATGCCGTAGAACGCGCCGGCACCGACCACGCGCCCGTCGCGCTCCGCCACCCAGTGATTGCGATGGCCCTGGAAGCCGGCGCCGTCGGCGAAGGCATAGCGCAGGAAATCCAGCGCCTCCTTGCCGGCCGCGCGCAGCATGTAATCGAAGGCCTCGGGGCCGGCGCTGTAGACCAGCGCTGCCGCCGCCGCCGCGTCCTCCGCCTTCGCCGGCCTGAAACCCAGGGGCATGTCGGCTCCCTACAGTGCGCGCACGTCGACGAAGTGGCCGGCGATACCCGCCGCCGCCGCCATCGCCGGGCTCACCAGGTGGG includes these proteins:
- a CDS encoding GNAT family N-acetyltransferase, whose amino-acid sequence is MPLGFRPAKAEDAAAAAALVYSAGPEAFDYMLRAAGKEALDFLRYAFADGAGFQGHRNHWVAERDGRVVGAGAFYGMGDETKLTLGLVRQVFSFYPLLAAFGVIRRALELAPMMKPLTPDMLYVANFGVAPDCRGQGIGARMLNFQMAEARKRGFGVYALDVAVTNPRAQKLYEGVGFRFVRERRFRGDRNRSPVPDCRRLEMKL